TGCATACACCCGCTGCAGATGGCCTCGTTCGGGGCCATGCGGGCGATGTCGACCCGCAACGAGGAGCCGGCGCGCGCGTCCCGGCCCTACGACAAGAACCGCGACGGCTTCGTGCTCGGCGAGGGCGCCGCCGTGATGATCCTCGAATCGGAGGAGCACGCCCGCGCCCGCGGCGCGGAGATCCACGGCATCGCGGCCGGCTGCGGCTACTCCGGCGACGCCTACGACATCGTGCTGCCCGACCCGTCCGGCTCCGGGCAGGCCAAGGCGATGCAGCGGGCCCTCAAGGACGCGGGCCTGGAGCCCGCCGACCTCGTCCACATCAACGCGCACGCCACCTCCACGCCCGCCGGCGACGTCGCGGAGCTCGCCTCCATCAAGGCGGGGCTCGGCGAGGAGGCCGCGCGCCAGGTGGTCATCACCGCGACCAAGTCGATGACCGGGCACCTGCTCGGCGGCGCCGGCGCGCTCGAATCGATCTTCACGGTCCTCGCGCTCAAGGAGGGCCGCGTCCCGTTCGTGGCCAACCTGGAGGACCTCGACGACGAGGTCGACCTCGACATCGCGCGCGACGAGCCCCGCAAGCTGCCGGACGGCCCGGCGGCGGCGCTCAACAACTCGTTCGGATTCGGCGGGCACAACGTGTCGGTCGCCTTCCAGCGCGCTCTCTGACCGTCTCGTCCGAACGGCCCGGCAGGCTTCCCGCCCGCCGGGCCGTTCGCGCGTGCGCGGGTTCCGCCGGCACCGGTCCGCCGCCGGCCGTGATCAGGGCCTACGGGACCCTGAGGGTGACGAGCGCGATGTCGTCGCGCGGCACGCCGTCCTGGAAACCGAGGACGCGGTCGACGATCCGGGCGGTGATGGCGCCCGCGTCGGAGGCCCGCGCGTCGGACAGCAGGCCGGCGAGCCGGTCCTCGCCGAAGAACTCCCGGTCGCGGCGCGCCTCGCTGACGCCGTCGGTGAAGAACAGCACGGCGTCGCCGGACCGCAGCTCAACGGTCTCGTCGGTCAGCACCACGTCGTCGAGCACGCCGAGCAGGTCGCCGGGGCGGCCGATGGGGCGGACCTCACCGGAGGAGGCGGCCAGGATCGGCGCGGGGTGGCCGCCGAGCGAGACCGTCAGGAGCGGCCCGCCGCCGGGGCCGCTCTCGATGCCCGCGTAGACGGCGGTACAGAACCGCTCCGCGTCGTGGCCCAGCAGAGACGAGTTCAGCTTCCGGAGGACGTCGGCGGGCGATTCGGCCTCCGTGGCGACGGCCCGCACCGTGTACCGCGCCAGGCTCGTCACCACCGCGGCCTCGACTCCCTTGCCGCACACGTCCCCCAGTACCAGCCCCCATCGGCCGGGGGAGATCTCGAAGACGTCGTAGAAGTCCCCTCCGACCTCGTCGCCCGCCCCGGCCGGACGGTAGGCGTCGCCCACCTCCAGGCCGGGCACCGGCGGCAGCACGGGCGGGATGAAGCTGCGCTGCAGGGTCTCGGCGAGCCGCCGGGCGCGCGCCTCCGACTCACGCGCGCGCCGGCGGGCGTACAGGAGCTCCCGCTCGTACTCCCGGCGGTCGATGGCGCGGAAGACGCACACCCGGACGCCGGGGGCCCCGTCCGGCTCCTCCGGCCGCAGCGTCGAGTTGACCAGCACGGGCAGCCGCTCGCCGCCCGCGCACCTCAGGTCGACGGCGATCTCGCGGACCTCGCCCTGCATCGTGAGCAGCGGCCTGAAGTGCGTCTCGTAGTAGATGCGGTCCCCGACGGGGAGCAGCTCCTGGAAGCGCGTGCCGTCGAGCAGGTCTTCGGCGCGGTAGCCCGTCCAGTCGAGCAGCGTCTGGTTGACCTTGGTGATCGTCCCTGGAGGAGTCAGCGACAGGTAGCCGCAGGGGGCGTGCTCGTACAGGTCCCGCAGCCGGGCGAGCTCCTCATCCGTGCCGGACATCGGGGCCACTCGGGACCTTCCTCAGAAAGGCCTTGATCGCCGCGATCGTCTCCTCGGGCGCGCTCAGGTTGGGGCAGTGCCCGGTCGCGCGCAGCCGCACGAGCTCGCTTCCGGGGATGGCACCGTGCACGTAGTCCCCCACCGCCTCGGGAGCGATGATGTCCTCCGAGCACTGCAGAACCAGTGTCGGAACGTTCAGCACGGGCAGGTCGGCCCGGTTGTCGGACAGGAAGGTCACGCGCGCGAACTGGCGCATGATGTCGGGGTCGGTGCGGCAGAAGGAGTTGGTCAGCTCCCGGCCCAGCTCCGGCCGTTCCGGGTTCCCCATGATCAGCGGCCCCATCCGGCTGGACCAGCCGAGGAAGTTGCTCTCCAGCGACTCCAGGAGCTCGGTGATGTCGGCGCCGGTGAACCCGCCGACGTAGTCCCCGTCGTCGACGTAGCGGGGAGAGGGGCCGACCAGCACGAGGCGGGCGAAGCGGTCCGGCTCCCGGTTGGCCGCCAGCACCCCGATCATCGCGCTGACGGAGTGCCCGACGAAGATCACGTCCCGCAGGTCCAGCTCGTGGACGATGTCCAGCACGTCGTCGGCGTAGGCGTCCAGGGTGCCGTACCGGTCGGCCGAGTAGGCCGACACGTCCGAGTTCCCCAACCCGACGTGGTCGAAGAGGACGACCCGGTGGTCGGCCTCGAAGGCCGGCGCGGTGAGCCGCCACATCGTCTGGTCGCAGCCGAACCCGTGCGCGAAGAGCATGGGCTGCGCGGACCGTCGGCCCAGGTCCTGCACGTTGTTGCGGCTCAAAGCGGACATCTACTCAACGTGCCCCGGGCTCCCGTTTCCACACCTCACGGGCGCCCGGCGGCGGGCGGGACCGCCTCCCGGTGACGGGGACCGTACGGGTCGCGGGACGGGTACGCGCTCCGCGCGGGCGGCGCCGGCCGCGCCGCGGTCCGTCAGACGGCGGCGTGCAGCCAGCGGACGGGGGCGCCGTCGCCGGCCCTGCGGAAGGGCTCCAGCTCGTTGTCCCACGGCGTGCCGAGCAGCCGGTCGAGCTCCTGCTCCAGCGTCGCCTTGCCGACGGCGGCGTTCGCCATCACCGCGCGGAGCCGGTCCTCGGGGACCATGATGTCGCCGCTGGCGCCGATGACCCCGGTGAACACCCCGAGGGTCGGGGTGAAGCTGAAGCGGACGCCGTCGGTGCCGGGCGTCGGATCCTCGGTGGCCTCGAACCGCACCAGTTTCCAGTTGCGCAGCGCGGAGGTGATGCCCGCGGCGGTACCGGGCCTGCCCTCCCAATGCAGCTCGGCGCGCAGGGTTCCGGGCGCGGCCGGCTGATCTGCCCACTCAAGGGAAACGGGCACCCCGAGAACACCTGCGGCGGCCCACTCGATGTGCGGGCTCAGCGCAGGTGGCGCGGAGTGGACGTAAAAAACGCCACGTGCGGTCACCGGACCTCCTGGATCTGTACCGAGGCTCGTCTTCCCCTACGGCCTCGTACGTCCCAAGTCGGCGTCCGCGTCCCTCATTGTGCATCATCGGCCGGAGTCGCACCACCGCGAGTTCGCAGTTTGTTGAACGCTTGAACACAGGATGCACATCGTTCACCCGGCACCTCCGTCAAGATCCACTATTGCGAAGGGGACGGAGGTGTGCGTCCCCGCCGGAGTGAGTCTCGTCACGGATGCCACCATCGGCCACGTTCCGCATGTTCGCTGCCACGCAGCGTCATCATTCCGGCACGATGAGCGGAAACGGTCGGTCCGGCGGAGGCGAGGCTCGATGTTCGATCAACAGGCGCGGTTGGACCGGGTGCTGGCCCGGCACGCGGACGCGGTCGTGGTGGAACCGCTGCCGGGGCGGCCGGCGCTGATCCGCCGGGACGAGATCCTGGTCGCCGGGCGGGACGCCGGCGCGGCCGAGTCGCTGGTCCGGCGCTGGTACGACTCGCGCCACGACGAGGGCGGCGTCACGCGGCTGCGCCTGCGCGCCCCCGCGAAGGTCGACGTGTGCGAGCTGGCGGCCGTCCTCGGCAACGCCGACCGGCGGCACCGGAGGCTGAGCGCCGCGCCGAACCACCTCGTCCTCGGCCAGCCGATGTGGTGGAGCGGGCCCGCGGACCTGCCCCGGCCGGCTCCACCCGTGCCCGCGCCGCGGCGCGGGCCGGTCCGGCGGGACGTGACGGTCGCGGTCCTGGACACCGGCCTGTCGCCGCACCCCTGGTACGAGGGCGAGGAGTGGTACCGCGAGCAGCGCGACGAGGTGGCCGAGACCCTGGACGCCGATCTGGACTTCGCGCTGGACGCGCAGGCGGGGCACGGCACGTTCATCGCGGGCGTCGTGCTGTCGCAGGCGCCGTCCGCCGACCTGCGGGCCCGCCGCGTGCTCGACGGCCACGGGATCGGCGACGAGCTGGACGTGATCCGGGCGCTGGAGTGGCTCGCCGCCTGGGGCCGCGCCGACATCGTCAACATCTCGCTCGGCTGCCACACCTACGACGACCGGCCCTCGCCGGTGCTCTCCCAGGCGATCGCCGCGCTCGGCCGCCGCACGGTCGTCGTGGCGTGCGCGGGGAACGCGGCCACGGACCGCCCGTTCTGGCCCGCCGCGATGAAGCCGGTCATCGGCGTCGCCGCCCTGGACGGCGACGACCGGGCCTGGTTCTCCAACCACGGATGGTGGGTGGACGCGTGCGCGCAGGGCGTCGGCGTGGCCAGTTCCTTCGTCCGGTTCGACGGCCCCCGGCCCGCGGCGGGCGGCTCCGACCCCGACCGGTTCGACGGCTACGCGACATGGAGCGGGACGTCGTTCGCGACGCCGGTCGTGGCGGGACGGATCGCCGCCCTCGCCGCGCAGGAGGGCATCGAGGCGGCCGCGGCGGCCGACCGCGTGCTCGATCCCGCGCTGCACCCGGTACTTCCGGGCCTCGGCACCCAAGTGCACACCGTGTCATCGATCGATGCCATAGGGTGAAGGGGGAGCGGGGGGCCTCGGGAGGAGACTTCGGTGGCCCGTAGGGACGATACGGACGAGCTGGTGGTCCGGGCACGCGACGGCGACGGTGACGCGTGGGCCCGGCTGGTCGAGCGGCACAGCGGGCTGCTGTGGTCGATCGCCCGCTCGTACGGTTTGAACGACGCCGACGCGGGCGACGCGGTGCAGACCACGTGGCTGCGGCTGGTGGAGCGGATCGACGAGCTCCGCGAGCCCGCCGCGGCCGCATGCTGGCTGGCCACGACGGCGCGCCACGAGAGCTTACGGCTGGCGCGCCGGCGCGGCCGCGCGCTGCCGACCGTGCCAGCGCCGCGCGAGCCGGAGCCCGACCCCGCGCGGGTCGTCGCGGCGCGCGAGCGGCTCGGCATGGTCGGAGCGGCGCTGGAGCGGCTGCCGCTGCGCTGCCGGACGCTGCTGCGGCTGTTCGCGCTCGCGCCGAGCCACGCCGAGCTGGCCGCCGCCCTCGGGATCCCCGTCGGCAGCGTCGGCCCGACGCGGGCGCGCTGCCTGGAGTCGCTGCGGAGGCTCGTCCCGTGAACGACGACGAGCTGATGGCGGGGGTCCGCGCGACGTTCCAGATCCTCGACCCGGTGCCGGCGGCGGTCCTCGCGGCGGCCCGCGCGTCGATCGCGTGGCGGGCGCCGGCCGCGCGGCTGGCGGAGCTGGAGCACGACCGGGGCGGCCGCGCGGCCGGGGTGCGCGGCGGCCGGGCCCGGACGCTGACCTTCACCTGCCCGGACGCGACGGTCGAGATCGAGGTGTCGCCGGACGGGCGGTTCCGGGAGATCCACGGGCGGCTCGTCCCGTCCGCGGCGGCGCTCGTGGAGGTCCGGCACCGCGACCTGCCGCCCGGCGGGATCACGGCGCGCACGGAGCCGGCGGGGATGTTCTGGCTGCCGCGCGTGCCGGCCGGGCTGGTGAGCCTGATCCTGCGGCTGGACGACGGCACGTCGGTCGTCACGAGCTGGATCCGGCTGTGACCGGGCGGGACGAGCGCGTCCTGCTGCGGATGGCGGCGACCGACCCCGCGACCGCCCTCACGCGGGCGCTCGCGCTGCTGGAGGACGGCGGCGGGATCCTGCCGCTGCGCGTGGCCGGCCTGGCGGCCAAGGAGCTGGGCAGGCTGGACGAAGGCCTCGCCTTCCTCCGGCGCGCCCTGGAACTCGCCTCCGGGAGCGACGCGTACGCGGCGGCGCAGGTGCGGATGAACCTCGTCGGGCTGCTCACGGCGCGCGGTGACGTCACCGAGGCGCTCGCCCACGCGCGGCGGGCGGAGGCCGTCCTGCACGGGCCCGACGCCGACCGCCTGGCCGCGAACAAGGCGGGCGCCCTGGCACGGGCCGGACGTCTGGACGAGGCGCACGAAGTCGCCGTGCGGGCCCTGCCCCGGTTACGCGCCGGGCACGATCCCGCGGCGCTCAACGGCCTGCTCACCAACCTCGGCCTGGCGCGGGTCTTCCGCGGCGACTACGACGGCGCGGAGGAGGCGCTGACCGAGGCAGTCGCCGTCGGCGAGGCCGCCGGGTTACGCCACCAGACGGCCATGGCGAAGGGGAACCTGGCCTTCACGGTGTCGCGGCGCGGCGACGTCCCGCGCGCGCTCCGTCTCTTCGCGGAGGCCGAACAGGGCCTGACCGGGGAGCGCCTGGCGCAGTGCCGGTTCGACCAGGCGGAGACGCTCATCATGGCGGGTCTGCCAGGTGAGGCGCGCCCCGTCCTCACCGCCGCCCTGGACGCGGCCACGGCGAACGGTTACCGGTGTGACACGGCCGACGGCTACCTTCTCCTCGCCCACGCCGAGCTGGCCGACGGCAACGCGGAGGAGGCCACCGTGGCGGCGGAGCGGGCCCGCACGAGGTTCACCGAGCAGCAGCGCACCGGATGGGCGCTGCTGGCCGACCACGTGCTGCTCAAGGCCCGGTGGGCGTCCGGTGAGCGGTCCCCCGTCCTGCTGCGCTCGGCCACCGCCGCGGCGGAGCGGCTGGAAGGCGGCGGGTGGGCGGACGCCGCCGACGAGGCCCGTATCGTCGCCGCGCGCGTGGCGCTGTCGCTGGGCCGGCCGGCGGGCCATCTGCTGGCCTCCGTCCGGCGGACGAGCGGCCCGGCCTCGGGCAGGATCGCCGCCTGGCACGCGACGGCCCTCGAACACTCCTCCCGGGACGCCCGCAAGGGCGCGCTGGCGGCGGTCAGGGCCGGGCTGGAGGTGACCGAGGAGCACGCGGAGGCGCTGGACGCGCTCGACCTGCGCGCCCGCGCGGCGGGTCTCGCCGCGGAACTGGCGGAGCTCGGGCTCCGCCTGTCCGGGTCGGCGCGAGAGCTGCTCGCCGTGGAGGAGCGGCGGCGGGCGATCGCGCGGCCGGTCCGGGTCCGCCCGCCCAGGGACCCCGAGCGGGCCGCGGCGCTGACCGCGCTGCGGGCCCTCAGCGTCGACCGCACGGCCGACACCGCGCGCGGCGGGGCCGCGCCCGCGCCCCCGGCCGACACCGCCGCGCTGGAGGCGGACCTGACCGCGCTGGAGGGCAAGATCCGCGACCGGACGCGCCGCCGCCCGTCCGGCGCGTCCCCGGGCCGGCCCGCCGCGCCCGGCGCCGTCGCCGCCGCGCTCGGCGACCGCGCCCTCGTCGAGCTGATCGCGATCGGCGGCGAACTGCACGCCGTCACCGTCGCGCGCGGCCGCGTCCGCCGCCACCGCCTCGGCACGGGCGAGGCGGCACGGCGCGAGACCGGCCTGCTCCGCTTCGCCGCGTGCCGCCTCGCCGAGGACGGCGGGCCTCCGGCGCCGTCCTCGCTCACGGGCGCGGCCGAACGCCTCGACCGCCTCCTGTTCGCCGCGCTCCGCCCCTTCCTCGGCGACCGTGAGCTGGTCATCGCCCCGACGGGGGCACTGCACGGTCTGCCGTGGGCCGCGCTCCCGTCCCTGGCGGGGCGCCCGTTCACGGTCGTCCCGTCCGCCGGGGCCTGGCTCCACGCCCGCACGCGGGCCCCGTCCGGCGGGCACACCGTCCTTGTGGCGGGCCCCGATCTCCTGCACGCCGACCGCGAGATCGCCGCCCTGCGCCGCCTGCGCCCCGGCGCCGCCGTCCTGGACGGCCCGGACGCCCGCGCCGAACCCGTCCGCGACGCCCTGGAAGGGGCCGCCCTCGCCCACATCGCCGCCCACGGCGAGTTCCACCAGGGCAACGCCCTGTTCTCCCGGCTGCGCCTGGCCGACGGCCCCCTCATGGTCCACGACCTGGACGAGCTGGCCGATCCGCCGCACCTGATCGTCCTGTCCGCGTGCGACATCGGCCGCGGCGACGAGGGGGACGCCGTGCTCGGCATGGCCGGCGCCCTGCTGGCGCTCGGCACCGCCACCGTGATCGCCAGCGTCCTGCCCGTCCGGGACGACGCGACCCCGGCCTTCATGACCGCGTTCCACACCGCGCTGGCGGCCGGGCAGACCCCCTCGCGGGCGCTGGCCGCCACCGCCCGGACCCCTGCCACGACCGGTTTCCTGGCCATGGGCGCGGGCTGAAGGCGGGTCAGCCGTCGCCGGTGGCGACCGGGTTGCCGGGATCGGCCACCCAGTTCGACCAGGACCCGACATAGAGGGCGGCCGGGATGCCGGCGAGGTGGAGGGCGAGGATCTCGTGGGCGGCGGTGACGCCCGAGCCGCAGTAGGCGCCGACGTCGAGCGCGTCGGTCGCGCCGAGCTGCGCGAACCGCTCGCGCAGCAGGCCGGGTGGCAGGAAGCGGCCGTCGACGCCGACGTTGCCGGAGGTGGGAGCGTTCCGGGCGCCCGGGATGTGCCCGGCCACGGGGTCGACCGGCTCCTGCTCGCCGCGGTAGCGCTCGGCGGCGCGGGCGTCCAGCAGCACGCCCGCGCCGGCCAGCTCCGCGGCGCCCTCGGCGTCCAGGACGGGCAGGCGGCCCGGGTCGGCGACGAAGTCGCCCGGCTTGGCCTCGGGCTCGTCGGTGCTCACCGGGTGTCCGGCCTCGGTCCACGCGCGGTAGCCGCCGTCCAGGACGCGGACCTGTTCGTGCCCGAAGTAGCGCAGCGACCACCACACCCGGGCGGCGGCCGTGGAGTCGGCGTCGTCGTAGACCACGACCAGGCTGTCGGCCGAGACCCCGGCGCGGCGCATCGCCGCCTCGAAGTCGGCGGGACCCGGCAGGGGGTGGCGGCCGCCGGGCCCCGGAGGCCCGGCCACGTCGCGGTCGAGGTCGAGGAACACGGCGCCGGGCAGGTGCCCCCTGCGGTAGGACTCGATCCCCGGCGGACCCGCCAGATGCCATCGGACGTCCAGCAGGACCACGTTCGCCTGCCGTCGGAGCAGCCGGTCCAGCGCGGGCACTTCGATGAGAGGGTGCACATCGCCAGTTTGGCCGCCGTTGCCCCGATTAGGGAGGGGCGATTCCGGGTTCATCTCAACTCCGCGGGGTGGTCTCAGGGCCGGGACGCGGTGAGCAGCGGCACCAGTTGCTCGGCCGGGACGAGGGAGCCGTGCATGCCGACCATCGAGTCCAGCCACGGCTCCCGTTCGGACGCGACGATCGCGAGGTCGGCGTGCGGGACGGCGACCACGTCGCCGATCCGTTCGAGCATCCCGAGGCCGAGCGCGCCGAACCAGCCGTCCTCGACGGCGTGCTCGCGGCTGACGACCCACGCCCGGCCGCCCAGCGTCGCCGTCCAGGCGGCGAGCACGTCCGCGTGGGCGCCCGGCTCGCTGTAGACGTAGCGGGCGCGGGCGTCCCCGCCGAGAAGGGCGACGCCCTCCGCCAGCGCGGGGACGGCGTCGGCGTCGATCCGCTCGTCCGGGTCGACCATGCCGTGGTCGGCGGTGACGTACAGGGACGACCCGGGCGGCAGGACCTCCGCGATCCGCTGCGCGAGCAGGTCGACGAACCGCAGCTGGTGCCGCCAGTCGGCGGAGCCGACCCCGTACCGGTGGCCGGTCGCGTCGAGGTCGGCGTGGTACACGGTGACGTAGGCCCGGTCGCCGCGGCGCAGGGCCCGCTCGGCGCGGCCGACGAGCTGGCCGAGGCCGCCCGCCGACACGTAGCGGGCGCCGCGCGTCGTGGCGCGGCTGAGGCTGGACCCCCGGTACAGGGGACTCGCCACGTACGCGACCTCGACGCCGTCCGCGGCGGCCCGCCCGTAGACGGTCGGGACCGGCTGGAACGTCTCGGGGTCTACGGTTTCGTCCCGCCAGCGCAGGCAGTTCAGCAGCCGCCCGGTGCCGGGGATCGCGATCTGCACGCCGAGCAGGCCGTGCGCGCCGGGCGGGGCGCCGGTCGCCAGCGAGCCGAGGCTGCTGACGGTCGTCGCCGGGAACCCGGCCGTGATCGGGCCGCCGTCCATCGCGTTCAGGAAGGGCGCCTCGCCGGGATGGGCCCGCAGCTGCTCCCAGCCGAGACCGTCGACCAGCAGCACGCAGACGCGCGGCACGGCGGGCAGGCCCAGGACGTTCGGCGCGTCCGGGACGCCCAGCGCGGCCAGCGCGGAGGACGGCAGGTCGGACAGCGCGGCCTCGCCGTACCGCGGGACGGGCGGTTCGGGGAGGGCGGACCCCTCCCCGGGGCCGGACCCGTCGCGCCGCTCGGCGGCCGCCTCGCTCACCGCGCGGTCACGGCGGACAGTTCCTCGGCGAAGGCCAGCACCTGGCTCACGGCGTCCGCGCCGTCGGCGGCCTCGCTGACCCGCAGCGACAGGTCGTCGGCCGTGACGCTGCCGGTGTAGCCGTGGTCGGCCTCGCAGTTCTCGTCGCCGCACGTGGCGGGTTCCAGGTCGATGTGGGCGATGGCGCCCCAGCCGATGGTCAGCACCACCTCGGTGGGCGGCACGCCGGGCACGTAGGACGCCGGGTCGGGGACGACCCGGGTCACCGCGACCGACTGGACGCGTTCGAGCTTGACGGCCTCGGTGGTGGTGGACGCGTGCGGCCGCGTCATGCCCTCGCCGGGCGGGTGCTCGTCGGTGTGGCACACCAGCAGCCGGCTCGCCGACAGCACGAGCACGGTCACGTGCCGCCGCACCTCCATCGCGGGGTCGAAGGTCGCCTCGTGGTGGACGACGTAGGCGGTGACTCGCTCGTCCCCGACGGCCGACTCGACCGCGTCCGCGACCAGGGCCGGGTAGTAACCGCTGCGCTCGATCGCCGTGCGCAGACCACTGACGGTCGCTCGGGTTTCCCTCATGGCCCCATCCTGCCCTGTCCGGGGCCGGACGCGCACATGACCGCCGCGGCGCGCGGTCATATGTCGGTGTGCGGGGTAGAGGGGGGGCATGGACGAGCATCCACTGCCGACCCCGCCGCCGGTGCCGCCGCCCACGCCGGACCCGGCGCCTCCCCCGCAGCCCCCGGTGCCGCCCGAGCCGCCGCCCGGCCCCGCCCCGGGGCCCGCGCCGCGGCCGCCCGGGCCGATCCCGCCCGGTCCCTCGCCGGAGCCGGTGCCGCCCGGACCGCCGCCCGAGCCGTCCCCGCCCGCGCCGGGGCCCGAGCCGATCCCGCCGGGGCCCGCGCCCGACCCCGTCCCGCCGACGCCGGAGCCCAGCCCTCCCCCGCCCCCGGACTGACGCCGGGCACGCCGCGGCCCCGGGGCCGGTGTCCGGCCCCGGGCCCGCGGACCGGACTCACAGCCGGCGCGGCTCCAGTTCGGGTCGCGGCCCGAGGGGGCGCTCCAGCGTGAGCGTCACCGCCCGCACCGCGACCCCGGACGGGCCCACCATGACGGGGCTCAGCTCCAGCCGCCCCACCTCCGGAAGGTCGTAGCCGAGGCGCGACGCGCGCAGCAGCAGTTCCTCCAGGGCCCCGAGGTCCACCGGATCGGCGCCCCGGTGCCCCAGCAGCAGCGGCGCGGTGCGGATCGCGCGGATCATCTCCGCCGCCTCCGCGTCCGCCAGCGGCGACAGGCGGTACGCGCGGTCGTCCAGCAGCTCGGCGGTCTCGTCGGCGATCCCGAACGAGACCAGCGCCCCGAACGAGGGGTCCTCCCTGACGACGATGCGGGTCGCGACCCCGTCCGCCCCGCCGGCGAGCCGGATGCCGTAGCAGGCCAGCAGCTCCGCCGCCTGCTCCGGCGCGACGTCCACGGGACCGCCGTCGCCCAGCCACGCGGCGACCAGCTCCCGCGCCCTGCCGCGGTCCACGTCCTCGAACACCGGCATGCGGCCGGGGGGACGCCGCCGCCACCGCGCGTACCGGATCACGTACGCCAGCGCCCGGACGGCGTCCTCGGGCGCCGTGTAGGACGGCACGGACCCCTCCGCGGCCATCCCGTCCGGGCCGGTGACGCGCAGGTCGGCGGGCATGCCCTCGGTGCCGAGGTAGGTCGCCACGATCGGCTTCCTTCCCTCGGCGGCCAGCCGCAGGATCCGCTCGGGGACGCGGACGTCGTAGCCGCCGATCGTCGGGGGCGTGAACAGCGCCACGACCGCGTCGACCGTGTCGTCGTCCAGCGCGCCGGCGAGGGCGGCCTCGTAGTCGTCGGCGTCGGCGCGGGGGCCGAGGTCGATGCGCGGCCGGACCTGCAGCCCGAGCGCGACGGCCTCGTCCTGCGCCAGCAGGCCCAGCGAGTTGGAGTTGTCGATGATCGCGATGCGGTCGCCGGCCGGGAGGGGCTGGTAGGCCAGCACCTGCGCCACGTCGAACAGCTCCGCCAGGTCGTCCACCCGGATCACGCCGGCCTGCTCGAACAGCGCGCTGACCGCGTGGTCGGGCAGCGTGAGCGCCCGCGCCGCGTGCCCGATCGGGACGCCCTGCGTGCTGCGCCCGCTCTTCACCGCCACGATCGGCTTGCGGCGGCCGAGCCTGCGCGCCAGCCGCGCGAACTTGCGGGGGTTGCCCAGCGACTCCAGGTACAGCAGGACGGCCCTGGTCGCCGGGTCCTCCTCCCAGTACTGCATCAGGTCGTTGCCGGAGACGTCCGCCCGGTTCCCCGCCGAGACGAACGTGGACAGCCCGAGGCCGCGTGCGGCCGTCCGCTGCAGGATGGCGATGCCCAGCGCGCCGGACTGGGAGAAGAACCCCACCGGGCCCCGCCCCGGCATCGTCGGCGCCAGGGTCGCGTTCAGCCGCACGTCGGTGTCGGTGTTGGCGATGCCGAGGCAGTTGGGGCCGACGACCCGCATCCCGTAGGCGCGCGCGAGCCGCACCAGTTGCTCCTGGGCGGCCCGTCCCTCCTCTCCCACCTCGCCGAAGCCGGACGACACGACGACCAGCCCCCGCACGCCCTTGCCGGCGCACTCCTCCACCACCTCGTGGACGGCGTCGGCCCGCACGGCCACGACCGCGAGGTCCACGTCGTCCGGGATCTCCAGGACGGACGCGTACGCGCGAACCCCCGCCACGGCGACCGCCGTCGGGTGCACCGGGTAGACGGGGCCGCTGAAGTCACCGGCGAGCAGGTTCCGCAGGACGGTCTGGCCGACGCTGTGCTCGGCCCGGCTCGCTCCGATCACCGCCACCGACCGCGGGAACAGCAGCCGCTGGATCGAGCGCGCCTC
The sequence above is a segment of the Actinomadura coerulea genome. Coding sequences within it:
- a CDS encoding GNAT family N-acetyltransferase, which gives rise to MTERYPDQWEADVVLSDGGTAHLRPIRPEDADLLRAFHARLSPESIYYRFFSPRPQLSDREVEHFTTVDHDRRAALIATIAGEMVAVVRYDLLTDRRETAEVAFLVEDAHQGRGLGAVLLEHIAAAARERGVRRFVASVLPDNRRMTRVFREAGYRAEQRFEEGVIELVLDLEPTDTSLEVMTAREHRAEARSIQRLLFPRSVAVIGASRAEHSVGQTVLRNLLAGDFSGPVYPVHPTAVAVAGVRAYASVLEIPDDVDLAVVAVRADAVHEVVEECAGKGVRGLVVVSSGFGEVGEEGRAAQEQLVRLARAYGMRVVGPNCLGIANTDTDVRLNATLAPTMPGRGPVGFFSQSGALGIAILQRTAARGLGLSTFVSAGNRADVSGNDLMQYWEEDPATRAVLLYLESLGNPRKFARLARRLGRRKPIVAVKSGRSTQGVPIGHAARALTLPDHAVSALFEQAGVIRVDDLAELFDVAQVLAYQPLPAGDRIAIIDNSNSLGLLAQDEAVALGLQVRPRIDLGPRADADDYEAALAGALDDDTVDAVVALFTPPTIGGYDVRVPERILRLAAEGRKPIVATYLGTEGMPADLRVTGPDGMAAEGSVPSYTAPEDAVRALAYVIRYARWRRRPPGRMPVFEDVDRGRARELVAAWLGDGGPVDVAPEQAAELLACYGIRLAGGADGVATRIVVREDPSFGALVSFGIADETAELLDDRAYRLSPLADAEAAEMIRAIRTAPLLLGHRGADPVDLGALEELLLRASRLGYDLPEVGRLELSPVMVGPSGVAVRAVTLTLERPLGPRPELEPRRL